A segment of the Triticum urartu cultivar G1812 chromosome 1, Tu2.1, whole genome shotgun sequence genome:
AGCCATATATGTGTGCGTAGCTTCAACAAATTAATCAAACAAAATTATTGCCTCTCAGTCTCAAGGAACCAAACAAAATCCAATAATTTTTCAACCACCACATCAAACTGGTACAATAGCATGGACTGGAGAATGGATTTTATTTTAACAAAAAGAGCACACAAGCCAGCTGTAGTTGGCCGCCGTGGACACCATCCGAATAGCAAAAAATGGTCTCGTACAATAGCATGGACTGAAGAATGGATTTATTTTAACAAAAAGAGCACACAAACCAGGTGTAGTTGGCCGCTGTGGACACCATCCGAACAGCAACAAATGGTTATACATCTGGTTTTCTAGGAGGAGAATGACTTGATGTTCCCTCCGTTCTCAGTGCTACCAACAGCGTCGGCTCCTTTAGTGCTAGTTcaagagaaaagagagagagagagagagagagagagattggtTAGGTCATATGACATAAGAGCAGCAACTTTCTGCTTCTTTGTGCTGGTTGCAGAGAAACAAAAGAGAGAGGGCCAGATCGGCCTCACCACTCCATCACCAGCGGCCCAGGCATCCTCAACCTTGCCTGGCACACGACATGGCCCCGCCACCCCCTCACCAGAGCTCGAACGGCTGCATGTGTCTGTCCCGGTGCAGCTGCTCAACCCAGGTCAGGGCAGAGATCCGCCAGCACCACTCCGTGCTCATTCTCCTGCCTCCCTGCCGATTGTCCTCCCACACAATCTTCCTGCCATGTTGTACACTCTTCGGCAAGCCTGTGCGGGTGCTCGACGTACGCGTTGCCCCCATCCACACTCGCCAAGCTCCACCCTGGGCACTACCCGTTCCCTGTCGTCGGCGCTCACcatgagagagagagaacaaGCTGAAAAGAGGGGCAAGGGGCAATACCTACGGAGCTCTGCCTACCAGCCATGAAGACCCACCTCCGCCTGCAAGGACTTCACGCCATCGCGCCGGATCCCTCCATCGCCCGGCTCCGGTGAGCTCCCGCCTCGCCGCCCACCTCTGGATCCGCCTCCCCAACACCTTCCACGCATGGATCCGACCCCTGCAAGCTCTGGCCACCGCCGCCATTCATCGagcagccgcgccgccgccagtCGCTCGAGCAGCAGCGTTGACTCGATCCAGGTAGCCTGCCGACGATGAAAAAAGGACCGCGGGTTGAATACCCGAAAATTCAGGGTCTTTTATGTAAAAACGAAACGTTTTCTTACTTCAGCCACTTAAAAGGGGACTGCGGTTGAATTTACAGAAATAAAGggacttttttgcaaaattgctAATGACGTACGACCAGAAGCGATACCTGCTTTATTAGTAGGGAAAGATAAAGGAAAACGTTTGAAATCAACCGGATGATAACAGAGAAAGATAAACCCCCCGCGCTGCTTGACACGTGCCCTGGGCCCATCCACCGCTTTCCACCAGCCGCGACCTTATCTCTTCTTGCTCTCTCTTCCCCACACGTTATTCCCCACTCCTTTTCCCTCCTCCCCGTCTCTGTTCGTTAGAGAGATGCTCCCATGGCGACGCAAACAGCAGCAACTCCATAGAGGCAAACCAGGAGGAGCCACGGCGCACCATCTGCTGTATCTCGCGGCTTATTGAAGAGCCGTGAAGCCCCGCGCGCCACCAGCTGCGGTGCTGCAACCCCATGGAGGCGACGCAACACGAAGGGGAGAGGCGGCTGCTCGCCGGCGAATCCCGGTGCTTGCGACGCAGCTGGCCACCGGCGAATCCTGGTGCTTCCGACGCAGCTGCTCGCCGGAGAATCCCAGTGCTTGCGATATAGCTACTCATGGTGTGAGCGCCATGGTGCAGGGGATCAATTGGCCCTGAGACGCAATGCTCACCAGCTGCTCGCCGGCGGCTCCTGATGCGGCACGCCGGATGGGGGCGCGGCGGTGCAGGGTAATTGTTGTTGCGATGCAGCGCTCATCACTGGCTGCCAGGGTTGCAATGGAGCTTCGCCGGAGTTGCAGTGGAGCTTCGTCTGAGCCGGGTGTACCGTTGGAGCTCCGGCGAGGCTGCAATGGAGCTCGGCCAGAGTTGCAATAGAGCTTCGCGTGGAGCTATCGGTGTTGCATTGGAGCTACGCCGGAGTTGCaatggagctcgccggagttacCCAGAGTTGCAATGAAGCTTTGCCGGAGCTGTCAGTGCTGCGTTGAAGCCCGCCGGGTCTGCAATGGAGCTCGTTGGACGCTATCGGCGCTGCGTTGGAGCGGTGGAGCTCTGCCATAGGTGCAATGGCGCTGCTGTGTTGAGCTGCCGTGCCGTTGTTGTGATCCAACGGCCACCAGCACACTGATCGGACGTCTACCTAGGCGGATGATCCGGCTGATTTGTAGTAGCCCCAAGATAAAACCATGTTCACCCTTAAATTTTCGACCGTGAAGGCCTTTCCAtcaaaaaagagaaagaaaaactAGACCATCCGCTGAACCGCGCGTGACGGGTAGCGACCGACGCACAGGCACAGCCAAAAAAAGTTGCAAGCTAGCAAAAACGAACCCCACTTCGACGGCAGACTACCGCTGACCGCCGCCTTGATCTGCTTCCGGCGCCACTACGCCGGCCATGGGCTGTTCGTCTTCTCTGCCAGGTTGGCCTCCTTCTCACCAACAGGCCAAGGTGACATCTTACTTTCCCTACTTGGCCCTCGTATCCTTTTTATTCCTCTGTCGCGCTGCATATGGAAGCTGGAGTATCGAAATCTCAGGTCAGTAGGATGTTGCCCTACGGGATGGATTAAGATGGGGCGACTTTAGCCTTTCGATTAACggctcaggaggcaggtcaatgCTGGTGTTGTTTGGGGGTAAATCTTGGCGGGGACTAGCGACGGCGGCCCGGTAGCAAGTTGCTTAATTGTTGAGGTGTTTGGTTCGTACTGTATTTGGTAAGCATGTGTATGTGATTTCTTAGATTTCTTAGATTCTGTTCCATATAACATAAGGGACTGCATTCATGATCGTGGAGTAGGTTAGAGTTTGTGTTGGGGAAAGTTTAATCTTTTTAGGTTGGTCAGTTCTCAGCTGCAATTAGTACACTGGCACTAGGTGGTCATGTAGATGCGAAATTATGAATTTCCGCGATGATAAATAGAGTTAGATTGCTAGGCAGATATACTCACAACTAGTTATGTTTTTGGTAGCTTTTGGATTACCACTGCATCCTGAATGTTGATAATGTAGAATTGCTTCTCACCAAACATGTAGGATGAAACACTAGTTATTGCGGTTGAGTGATCATGCTATTGTGGGAGCAATGACACAAAATGTGTAGACATCTGCATTTTGTGGGTTATGTATAGATTTGGGTTCCTAAATTGGTACTCCATCCGATTCATATTACTTCTCACccaaaaggatgtatctagacatatttcagtgctagatacatccgtttGAGCGACAAGTAAGATCGGAGGGAGTACCTTAGTCTCATTGATACATGTATGTAAGCTCGCGAAGGAGTCCCCGAGGGGGTGAGGGTGATGTGTACGTTCTTTTTCGATAAAGGGCGCTGTATTACTTAAAAAGGGATGTGTATGTCCTAGTGACGGGTTCTCCAAGAATACCAAATTTGGTGAGATTGATACAATAATTATTACAAATGACAACATGTAAAAGTGGTATTTACAGGGCTTCTCTCACAAGAAGAATTAATATACCCCCAAACAGAATAAGTCAGGGTCTGAAGGGTAAAATTATCTACAAAAGGAATATCTACATGTTGATGATGGAGGGGCACTGAGTCAGCTCCCTTCCGAGTACAGCCGTCTCTTGGGAGTTCGGATCATTTGATGTTTGTCAAGGTTATGTCCTTTGACTCCTACAATTTGAAATGCCTTAGCCTGGGGGTGGCCTGGGAGAGCTAGGGGTCAAAGATTGCATCAAGTGCACCTGTCTGGCAAGGTCTAACAGACACCTGTAATAGTGCTAACCCTGAAGGCACATTGATTGATtggatttggatatttgatcacAAGTTCCAAATATTCGTTCACTGCGTTCTGTAATAGTATGTAAAGTATGAACACAGAATCTGGCTTCAACCTGCAAATTTGTATCCAGTCTCTTGATGTTCATTGATAGACCACATCCAACCCCAGTCAGTAGTAAACCGAGAAATAAAATCTCATGATTTCATCTACTTTACACCTTTTTTTAATATTACCCAGAAAGGAATCTATTCAATTTTTTCTTAAAAAAGAAGGAAATTAGTTGTCAAACATACCATGAAATGGGATATGCCTGTACTTATTGTGATCTAGGCTCATGCTTAGGATAAGAAGACTAGTGTGTGAAGAAGGATGCTTGGGCGTTTATTTTACCACTTTGAGCCACATGTAAACTGTAAGAtattttgtactccctccgtcccaaaataagtgtctcagcTTTGTACTAACTCtggtacaaagttgtactaagcttgagacacttattttgggacagagggagtatgaaACATGCTGTTAGGGAGATTTCGGAGTATTTCATACTTTTTTATTTTATGTTCTAAAGTGTAGCATTCTTTCACCTAGTATTGACAAGTTCAGTTAATTTGCTATAGCTACTTTAAAAAATATTCTGCTAGAGCTGCTTGAATGTAGCATCCAACATTAATTAGCTCTTCAGTTGTGTTTGCTATGTATATTTATGGGTTGTTTCATTCTGTGGTCCGTCATATGTGTCCAGAATTCACTCTTTCCATTTGACTCTGCTTGCAAGCGGACATTTTTTTTTTCTCATGCTGATGCATAAATGGTCTTTTTATTCAGCAAACAGTACTGGAGGCTTGGGCAATATCAACAACGAGAACTCTGCAACTGACTCAAAGAATTTGAAAGTGAAGGTCTGCTATATGCTATCCTCTTTAGATTATTTATTTGTTCGTTGTTAGTTCAAAGTTTATGTCCTTGCAGTATTTTGCATCTCCTTTGTTAACATCAAGTTGAATTAAAATAAGAAACTATGCCTGTTGATTCCATTTTCACTATTGTGTAGTTGGTTTTACTGGGAGATTCTGGTGTTGGGAAAAGCTGCATTGTTCTTCGCTTTGTCCGTGGTCAGTTTGACCCCACATCAAAGGTGAAACAACTACCCAATTTTGTCCAACTTTCTGAACACTAGGAATGATTTCCCTTGTCGCTTTCTACATACAGTATTTCTTTCATCTTATTTAACTACGATGGATTTAGGTAACTATTGGTGCATCATTTCTGTCACAAACATTGGCATTGGAGGACTCCACAACAGTGAAGTTTGAAATATGGGACACTGCTGGCCAGGAGAGGTACACATTCTGTGGTTAAATCATACCTATAGGCTATAGTACATCTTTGCACTGATTTCTAGTATAAAATTACTGTACCATCTTTTACTTTCACATACATTCTGCTTAGCTGATTTATGTTATCTGCAAGCGTTTAAGATGCTTTTCTTACCACACAAGAAGTCATGACAACAGACCAATTTCAGGTATGCTGCATTAGCACCTCTGTACTACAGGGGAGCTGGTGCTGCAATCGTTGTCTATGACATAACAAGTGCAGAATCATTCATCAAAGCACAATATTGGGTGAAGGTATACCATCTTTTCCCTTCCGCTCTGCCATGCAACAAGCTACCAAAGTCACTCTTACGCTTTTGTAATGTGTCCTTTTATGTATTTTGGTTGGATTTACCTTTCTGCTTCTAACTTGTTATACTAGATTTTTATTTTGCCATGGCATTTTTCTAAACAGTCAATCTGTTAGGTTTCCATTAGAGCAAGTATAATAAGGGTCTTATAGCCTGCTTATGTTACCACTTTTGtctatgtggaggagagagagaagaaagaAATGAGGGGTGTCGGCTCTCATCCAAAAGCCCACCTCTACATGTGCTCCATGGCAAACATAGTAAATATGGAGgaaaagagaaagagagaaggtGGAGAAAAGGACTAATctaatagccaaccttatagccaatCTCATTGTATAAAGTGATTATAAATATGCAGCAGCATACCACGCAGTCCAATCCATTTGGTTCCCCAACCAAACATGCCTAAGGTTACGTTTAGTATGCAAGCTCATCTAAACAATTACAAATGAGCAGCCTTGTAAGTCGTGACAAATGCAGCCCAAGTGATCACTGTTCAATTCTGCACATGTTCTGTTACTTTTTTTTATTCAGGGCCAACTGTTTGATTAGTAGTTTTGCAGTTACTAGAGTTGTGACACCcccaatttgaccgtacactaatcatacacgcaaacgtgtacgttcaagatcagggactcacgggaagatatcacaacacaactctacaaataaaataagtcatataagcatcatattacaagccaggggcctcgtaggctcgaatacaagagctcgatcatagacgagtcagcgaaagcaacaatatctgagtacagacaagttaaacaagtttgccttaagaaggctagcacaaacggggatacagatcgaaagaggtgcaggcctcctgcctgggatcctcctaactactcctggtcgccgtcagcgggctgcacgtagtagttggctcctcccgagtagtagtagtcgtcgttgacggtggcgtctggctcctgggctccaacgtctggttgcgacaaccaggtagaaggaaaaggggaaaagagggagaaagcaaccgtgagtactcatccaaagtactcgcaagcaaggagctacactacatatgtatgcattggtatcaaagggaataagggtatcatatgtggactgaactgcagaatgccggaataagagggggatagctagtcttatcaaagactacgcttctggtaacctccatcttgcagcaggagaagagagtagatggtaagttcaccaagtagcatcgcatagcataatcctaaccgatgatcctcccctcgtcgccctgtgaaagagcgatcaccggttgtatctgacacttggaagggtgtgttttattaaatatccggttc
Coding sequences within it:
- the LOC125505995 gene encoding ras-related protein RABF1-like translates to MGCSSSLPDSVPYNIRDCIHDRGVANSTGGLGNINNENSATDSKNLKVKLVLLGDSGVGKSCIVLRFVRGQFDPTSKVTIGASFLSQTLALEDSTTVKFEIWDTAGQERGAGAAIVVYDITSAESFIKAQYWVKELQKHGSQDMIMALVGNKADLHEKRTVSSQEAQEHADMHNMFFVETSAKTADNINQLFEVCIKILDYSKQFAFARRESW